One Micromonospora craniellae genomic region harbors:
- a CDS encoding thioredoxin domain-containing protein codes for MLAAAISGSGPMPPDTIAVREPVAAASVVDLDGLSDVDFGDTEDDLTRRGILRTDVDACGPTLAGHEMISPVFIDDRLVLLWAGDPVRTPEGIAAGSPIAEVRTSYPEVRALHAPPGTHRFDGLLARDGDRAYLFLHDGHTVQKIIAGYADWAHRLFVEGHGPC; via the coding sequence CTGCTTGCTGCCGCGATCTCGGGCAGCGGACCCATGCCGCCGGACACCATCGCCGTCCGCGAGCCGGTCGCCGCGGCCAGCGTCGTCGACCTCGACGGACTGTCCGATGTCGACTTCGGCGACACGGAGGACGATCTGACCCGGCGCGGCATACTCCGCACCGACGTCGACGCCTGCGGTCCGACGCTGGCCGGACACGAGATGATCAGCCCGGTCTTCATCGACGACCGGCTGGTCCTGCTCTGGGCCGGCGACCCGGTCCGCACCCCGGAGGGGATCGCGGCCGGGTCACCGATCGCCGAGGTCAGGACCAGTTATCCCGAGGTACGCGCGCTGCACGCACCGCCGGGAACGCACCGCTTCGACGGCCTGCTCGCCCGCGACGGCGACCGCGCCTACCTGTTCCTGCACGACGGCCACACGGTCCAGAAAATCATCGCCGGGTACGCAGACTGGGCCCACCGTCTCTTCGTCGAGGGCCACGGCCCCTGCTGA
- a CDS encoding NPCBM/NEW2 domain-containing protein, whose product MDWRIALATVTMIAGSGALVVVTQDALIEDQPPTTAATGGDTGNPSSAAPRSTPSGTPSASAPPPPAGELSLLDAKRVDDDESRFTAGPLTVDTRSYEQVLYNHPGCAYLEPISETYQVDRKYGTFDAEVGLGDDTTTEARVRFTVLADGVVRHTETAALGQIVPFEADITGAFRIEIRTQVMENPNCKGTVYGAWIDPVVTP is encoded by the coding sequence GTGGACTGGCGAATCGCCCTGGCCACCGTCACCATGATCGCCGGATCGGGGGCGCTGGTGGTGGTGACCCAGGACGCCCTGATCGAAGATCAGCCGCCGACCACGGCGGCCACCGGGGGCGACACCGGCAACCCGAGCAGCGCCGCACCGCGATCCACACCCAGCGGAACCCCGTCCGCTTCCGCGCCACCTCCACCAGCAGGCGAATTGTCCCTTCTCGATGCCAAACGCGTCGACGATGACGAGTCACGCTTCACAGCCGGTCCGTTGACGGTCGATACCCGGTCGTACGAGCAGGTGCTCTACAACCACCCGGGGTGCGCGTACCTGGAGCCCATCTCGGAGACCTACCAGGTGGATCGGAAATACGGCACGTTCGACGCCGAGGTCGGGCTCGGCGACGACACGACCACCGAAGCCAGGGTCAGGTTCACGGTTCTCGCAGACGGCGTGGTGCGCCACACCGAAACCGCGGCGCTCGGGCAGATCGTGCCCTTCGAGGCCGACATCACCGGGGCATTCCGCATCGAGATCAGGACGCAGGTCATGGAGAACCCGAACTGCAAGGGCACCGTGTACGGCGCCTGGATCGACCCGGTCGTCACCCCCTGA
- a CDS encoding tyrosine-type recombinase/integrase: MWVEKNGRSYRIRELIAGEKITLASGYETKSAALNAMTIMKADALRGDALVPRGGELTLADWVATWWPAYKRALKETSRSSIEGVINRYIVSMLGHLRLGELSEQPLIVQRWTNDLLDGRTKVKKPRPLANKTVRNAHGQLYVIMAAAITHRYVRHNPCEHTLLPEEDDDRDEMLFLTPEEADLVIQATPEHWRPLILLFMATGLRWSEAMGLRKRDIDLVRSRLHVRLQTVEVSGRPIDQTPKTKRGKRHVTFQQDIAEVLRPLLDGKKLDDRVFAGPKGGLIRRKEFYEVWWLVREAAGFPGLRLHDLRHTHVAWLIAANVPLSAISRRIGHKDIGFTDQRYGHLLPEVDEGVVAAVEAAMRKIDFRGNAGELVPA; this comes from the coding sequence ATGTGGGTTGAGAAGAACGGTCGTAGCTACCGGATCCGTGAACTCATCGCCGGCGAGAAGATCACGCTCGCCAGCGGGTACGAGACGAAGAGCGCCGCGTTGAACGCCATGACGATCATGAAGGCCGATGCCCTGCGCGGTGACGCGTTGGTGCCGCGCGGCGGTGAGCTGACCCTGGCTGACTGGGTCGCCACCTGGTGGCCGGCCTACAAGCGGGCCCTCAAGGAGACCAGCCGGAGCTCCATCGAGGGCGTGATCAACCGATACATCGTGTCGATGCTCGGGCATCTGCGCCTGGGCGAGCTGTCCGAACAGCCGCTCATCGTGCAGCGGTGGACGAATGATCTGCTCGACGGGCGCACCAAGGTCAAGAAGCCACGGCCGTTGGCGAACAAGACGGTACGGAATGCCCACGGCCAGCTCTACGTGATCATGGCCGCCGCCATCACGCACAGATACGTCCGTCACAACCCGTGCGAGCACACCTTGCTGCCCGAAGAGGACGACGACCGGGACGAGATGCTGTTCCTCACGCCGGAGGAAGCCGATCTCGTCATCCAGGCGACTCCAGAGCACTGGCGCCCGCTGATCCTGCTGTTCATGGCGACCGGCCTGCGCTGGAGCGAAGCGATGGGGTTGCGGAAGCGGGACATCGACCTGGTGCGGAGCCGCCTTCACGTCCGGCTCCAGACGGTCGAGGTCAGCGGTCGACCGATCGACCAGACACCGAAGACCAAGCGCGGCAAGCGGCATGTGACCTTCCAGCAGGACATCGCCGAGGTGCTGCGTCCTCTGCTCGACGGGAAGAAGCTCGACGACCGCGTGTTCGCCGGCCCGAAGGGTGGGCTCATCCGCCGCAAGGAGTTCTACGAGGTCTGGTGGCTCGTTCGCGAGGCCGCCGGGTTCCCCGGACTGCGGCTGCACGATCTGAGGCACACGCACGTCGCGTGGCTGATCGCCGCGAACGTGCCGCTTTCGGCCATCAGCCGGCGGATCGGCCACAAGGACATCGGGTTCACCGACCAGCGGTACGGCCACCTCCTCCCGGAGGTCGACGAGGGCGTTGTGGCGGCCGTGGAGGCCGCGATGCGCAAGATCGACTTTAGGGGGAACGCAGGGGAACTCGTCCCCGCTTGA